The nucleotide sequence NNNNNNNNNNNNNNNNNNNNNNNNNNNNNNNNNNNNNNNNNNNNNNNNNNNNNNNNNNNNNNNNNNNNNNNNNNNNNNNNNNNNNNNNNNNNNNNNNNNNNNNNNNNNNNNNNNNNNNNNNNNNNNNNNNNNNNNNNNNNNNNNNNNNNNNNNNNNNNNNNNNNNNNNNNNNNNNNNNNNNNNNNNNNNNNNNNNNNNNNNNNNNNNNNNNNNNNNNNNNNNNNNNNNNNNNNNNNNNNNNNNNNNNNNNNNNNNNNNNNNNNNNNNNNNNNNNNNNNNNNNNNNNNNNNNNNNNNNNNNNNNNNNNNNNNNNNNNNNNNNNNNNNNNNNNNNNNNNNNNNNNNNNNNNNNNNNNNNNNNNNNNNNNNNNNNNNNNNNNNNNNNNNNNNNNNNNNNNNNNNNNNNNNNNNNNNNNNNNNNNNNNNNNNNNNNNNNNNNNNNNNNNNNNNNNNNNNNNNNNNNNNNNNNNNNNNNNNNNNNNNNNNNNNNNNNNNNNNNNNNNNNNNNNNNNNNNNNNNNNNNNNNNNNNNNNNNNNNNNNNNNNNNNNNNNNNNNNNNNNNNNNNNNNNNNNNNNNNNNNNNNNNNNNNNNNNNNNNNNNNNNNNNNNNagaggagagagagagacagagagagagagagacagagagagagaggaggggaaaggaagaggagagagacagggaagggcagagagacagagagagacagacacagagatagagagagaggggggagagagagagaggagagagagggaaggggagagacagaaaaggggaaagagacacggaaggggagagagacagacagagacagagacagagagagaaggagggagggagagagagaaagacacacacacagacacagagaggagagagagggaaggagagagagacacagggaaggggagagagccagagagagacagagagagaggagagggattaCTACATCTCTTCCACATACTGTCCATTCAGTTCTCTCTCAGAGATTTGACTCCACCTCTTAAACCAGAATCTTCTAAACCAGAACTCTTCAAGGcagctgagttcaaatgtgcctGCAGgtactagctgtgtgtgactttgggcaagccatttaactgctTACCTTATCTTCTCAACTGCAAAAGGGACTTTTTGGCATCCCTTATCAACTATGCCCTTCGCCCTATCTAGGCAGACACTTCCATTTGTGGACTCAACCATCCTTCCACCATCCATGCCTTTTATGTCGTCCTTGTCTTCCAATGGGACGCTGGAAGGCTGCTTGCCTGGGCTTTGGCTCAGTGGAACACTGGCCTGGGAGCCACAAGGATTGAAGGATGACCCTGACCAAgacagtcaatcagtaaacattgtGTCTCTTATAgagcaggcactatgctaagcacttggaATCAAAGCAGTCCCTGTTGTCAAGgaccttacagtctaatgggggaggcaacaaCGTGCAGATCACTATGGACAAGCAAGGTACAGAGGAGACAAATTGGAAATGATCAGCACAGGGAAGGTGCTAGAAGTAAGGGGGATCTGGAAACACTTTCTGTAGAAGgagggattttagctggaacttggaGGAAGCCTGAGAAActaagaggcaaagatgaggaagagagtgTGCTAGGCATGAAGGGAGAACCTGAGGAAATGCCCTGAGTGGGGAGATAGTTTCTTGtttgaggaaaagaaaactgGCAAGATCACAGGATTTGGCGAGTTGCCATTCAGTTGATTCAGTTAGGTTGACTCATGGGcaccctgtggaccatactgtccactgttttattgttttgttttgttttgctttgctttgctttgctttgattTTTTGCAGAAGTGCTgggatggtttgtcattttcttctcccacgaattaaggcaaagagagagaggttaagggacttggccagggtcacacatctagtatctCAGGCAGGATTAGAACTGAGGTCTGATTCCAGATGAGGAGCTCCATCCAcggaaccacctacctgccttttaTGTTGGGAGTGAGGAAGAATAAAGCATAAAATGaccagaaagaaaggagggagccAGGTTGAGCCAGACTTTGAATGctggaggattttatatttgatcttggaggtgctAGGGGATCACTgagtttatttccattttctgagTCTATTTTCTAacataaaatggaggtaatactTGCACTTTGTCTCAAAGCGAGCTTTTATGAAATTTCAAATAATCtagaaatgggaattataattaGGAATGTTATTAATAACAAGTAGTTATTAGATGACGATTTGCCTTTCACAGTGTGTAACTACATAATGCATACTCTTATGTGTTAATAAAATGGACAATGGTATCTGCAAATTTATATAGGTAGAATCTAAAATATtgcttaatttctatttcttgggGAATTACAAATTATGCTTTGGGACATCAGTGTGCAAATACTCATGACATTGTTTCAGGTAGTCAAAGAAACTCAGAAAATTCTGGTGGACAGAACTCGAACCAGAATTATCACAGGGAGGGGTCACTTTTATCAAATACTCAGTGGAGAGGACGGGTGGATTATAATAAAGGGAAAGATGGAAATGTCGAAgagtggttcagtcatttcaattgtgtctgactcttcttgacccccatttggggttttcttggcagagatactggagtggtttgctgtttccttctccagttcattagccaggtgaggaaactgaggcaaatagagctaagtgacttttccagggtcacacagccagtgtttgaggccagattggaacatcctgactccaggtttgatGGTCTATCTGCTGaggcatctagctgccctgaacaTTAAATAGGGTCAGAGATAAATGCTACAAAGTTTTTGTCACATACTCTATTTTTCACTTGGGTTATGAGCTTCTGAGGATAAAGTTACCTTTTGAAAAGTGAATAGACCCcaattttcatattctttctataattttccaattctttacacGACTTCATTacccatgcacacacacacacacaatccagCCTTGTACAAGGTGGGCAGGCAGATCTCAGTGCTATTTTACAGACTAAgccctgggaagaggggaagtgactttaTTGGAATATACTACTTAAAgtctgtggattttttttttaactcttactttctgccttagaatcaatactgtgtattggttctaagaccagaagagcagcaaagggcaggcaatggaggtcaagtgacttgcccagggtcacacaactaggaagtgttggaggtcagatttgaacctaggacctcccgtctctagacctgcctTTTgacccattgagccacccagctgccctcaggtCAGTGGATTCTTGAAAAAATACTTTATGAACTTAACACCACACAGAAATCTTTCAAttcacaaagaacagaaaaagggaCTTCTAGAGGAAATCATGAATCTCTATTTgcagattgtttaaaaaaaagtagcacTTCTACTTTGCTTTGTCTGACCCTTTCTGAAACTTTTGTTTGCTAAAGTTATTTCACTTGTGCCACGCTCCCCACCCTGCCCCCAGTTCTTCCTGGGCACAAACTAAACAAAAGCACATATTGGTGCTATCTGAAAATGCTTTTCATTCTGCACCCAAAGAAGCAGAAACTGGATTATTGCTCTTCTAGGTCTTTAAAAGCCATTTTCCTTTATGAAAATGTAGTTGCTGCATATTGCTCCCCTGGTTCATCTCACGTCACTCTTCATGGGTTCATCCCAGCCTTTATCTTTTTGTACCCCTGGCAGCAAAGCCTTAAGTCATCAGAAGTCACTGAGGTTAcaggccccttctcagaataccCACCAGCTCCGGAAACTTCAGGCAATGAGAGAAGGGACTTCCATCCCATTCCTCCTGCTACTCTTCACggatctcattttttaaaaaattttttataaacccttaacttctgtgtattggttcataggtggaagagtggtaagggtgggcaatgggggtcaagtgacttgcccaggatcacacggctgggaagtgtctgaagccagatttgaacctaggacctccggtctctaggcccgactttcaatccactgagctacccagctgcccacggATCTCATTCTTTGTGGGCTTGAGCTCCGACTCCATAGTCTGGGGCTGCTGCCTTGACATCAGCCTGTACTCTCAGACTTCCTTCCCCAGGCCCTGGAGCTTCTACATTGTCCTCTAGCAGTCCTTTATTCCTTCCTAGCCTGTCCCAAGATCTTGTCTGCATGTAAActgatttgcaaactttaaaccTCTTTGTCTTCTGTTATTACTATTTGCATGATCTGAAGTCTTCTGGGTACCCTTCTTTGCCACCAACGTACACAGGAGAGTGCAGGTACATCTATGTAGCCCAGAAGCAAGGCTAGGTAGGCCCAAGAATTTTTAAGACTCCTTTTTGCAAATGCAGATATTTTTAATGCAAGAAAACAGTTCTTCACAGTAGGTAGGGTTGGGGGAACAGGCCTATTTTTTTCCTACATAAAATAGGAATGTTGTATTAGGTGACTTCCAACAAACACTATGTTCTGCGAGTTGCCAAAGTTCAGATTTCCCATGCACACAGGCAAAGATATAAATCTTAATCTAGGTTCTGCTTTGAAAGTTTCAGACAACCCGATATCCTGGCCTGGAAGGAAACTGAAAACTTTAGGATTACAGGATTCAGAACAGGTGAATTTCACCTTAGGGGATATTGAATCCAACTCCCTCGATTTATAGAGGAAATTAGCCAGAACACCTGCCATTTGAATGGAACTGGGATCCCAGAACTAAGAATTCATCCTGTTCTTCCACTTTGAAGTCTCCCACTGTTTCCAGGATTTATACACTGGgaattcttccttattttccttttccccccctttcccAATTTCACACATTagagaaaacatgaaagactatagaaatatatttgaacTTAGAATAAACAAAATGATCAAACTTCATTTGTTTCCTGAGGGTAACGAGCATGATAACTTTGATGGGAGTGGTGAGAGTGGTGAGAGTGGCGAGAGTGATGTGAGCGACGCAAGCGATGCTTTTTGTCATGACTGTGCTTCTTCTCGTATGCACCACTTGGATTAAACATAAGTTTTCTGTAAATGAGGGCAGCATCTGTAATGGTAAACACAGTTGCCACAATTCCAAtgatctgtttaaaaaaaaaagagattacttTTAATCATTCACAGAATACagaataattttctatttctcctgtaatttttaacaaaaacttcATAAGGATCTTCACTGAACCAAGATATCTGGGGTGACTCCTTCCATTAGTTGTAAACTGGTTGCAATCTTATACATCATTTATTCTAACCCCCTTTTCTCCAAAGTCTTCCCAGTTaagtaggaagagaaaataaatgcttgttaatgaaaataattttttaaaaagtttctctaGTAGTTGTatgcaagagaaaagaaaagaagggctGGTTATTCAGAAAAGAcctgaaaaaatatttgtcttcTCTCTATACCTGTGTGAGCCAAGGAATCTCTTCCTCTAGAACCACATTGGTGAATTTATAGCACATATGCTGAAGgtggctgctcccctcctcctctccatgtgcccctgaggacatttctcacatcacccgccctctgcccagcagtccagtggaagtgcttcctccttcccctgtctgggggaaAGCAGGAGGCTttcatgcagcatgagggttgcagtttgggcacttggtctctaaaaggtttgccatcactggtctagaatacTGCATTAACTCATGTGAACACTCAGCATCATATTATTGCCTCTTTGTTTTACTATTTTGATTTTAACGGAatcatgaaatattaaaacagGAAGGGCCCATGATAACTACCCAAGCCAAtagataagggaaaaaaagaccccaaaagggaaatgacttagtCAGGTTCACACAGTGCATTAGTGATAGAACTATAAAACATGAATACATCTTTCCTACCACCCCATCTGCCACTTTCTCCATTCTTTTGGGTAAATGTGAACCAGCTCAACAAGGGAAGTTGTATTGGATGTATATACATGTTATAGAGAATTGGGTTATAGATGTCACAGACTGACCTGCAATGTTTTAAGAGAAACTGAATTCTTAAGGTTCCCTACAGGGGCCTAAAAATATAACTGATTTATATGAAATACACTAATGTTGTCCAGGGTGCTCTTGAGAAACAAAGTGATGGTGACTAATGTTTTTCTGAGAAATTGGGACCACAGATGGGAGCTACTCTTTCCCAGAACTGAGATTGGCTTTAGGCATTGAGCATATGGAGCAGAATTAGTATTGGAAACTCAGCACAGTCCTAGCCAACCATTGTCCAACAAGTCAGCCTTCCCTCAGCCAAGCAATCCCACATCTTCAAAGCTGGCACCTTTTTAAGGTTCTCACTTGGAGAATCTatataaaggttatttttttaaagaggaagaaaaaaaaggaccaaGTGGTCAAATAGGTATTGAGTCTGGATATACTTACTGCTAGCTTCTAGAGAATTTACTTGACAAAGAAAACTTCATCCCTCACTCCAGCCTCCAAATTCTGCTCTTACTTCTGAACACAATGCCATTCTAAGTGATTAGTGTATATTTGCAATAAGGACAGATAAAACTTACTGGCCTTGTTTATAGCACacttttttttgaagaggacagGTAGGTGTCCTTATGTGAAACTGTGGATCTTGATTGGACTAAAAATGGGaaaatctttgtttcttcattggaATGTCAAAACAGTAATGCATGTGTAGACATAATTAGGTCTAAAACACATTGATAAGTGGGAGAAGGGTGATCAAAGGAtttaagagttagaagggaccagAGAGGTCAGTAAGTCCAGATCCCTTAATAAACATGGAAACTGAGCCACACAGAGGTTAGTAAGTATTCTGCCCAATACACGGGggtagaattcaaatccagagcCACTGACTGTCCAttctgtgttctttccattagaaATGTACGTTTTCCAGAACTATGAAAGAACTGGGTACTTTTAATCTGAAAGGAAAAGATTCATAGGAGCAAGGGTGGTTTAGGTGGATCCATAATGACTGCCTTAATGACTGGGTTGCCATATAAAAGTGGCATTAGGGCTAACTAATGAAGTAAACAAGGAAGTATATTTTGGGCCAAAATAAGGTTAAAGTTCCTAAAAATGGGAAACCTGGCTTCTGTGGGACGTAATATATATGGTTTCATATCACTGGAAATGTTTAAGCATAAATTAGATATACTAGAAATGATACAAAGGCAATTTCAGGAGAGGGGTTGGATCAGATGactgctgaggtcccttctaaatctGGGATTCTATGACCTTAGTTTTGTAccaatattaagagaaatataagcaaataacaTTTACATATGAAAGAACTACTAAATTGTCCATCTATGTGGGCTTGCAGATAAGGAATCACCATATTAAAGTGAAGAAATCCAAGGTTAGGATACTTTTTTTACTCCTATAAATGGCACTCCAATTTTAGTGTAAAATTATATCCCAATTCTGGGGACACAATTGATGCTATTAACTAttgttgagatctatttatcatcttgataatctgataaggacagcttagttgataaggaaataacgggacacgggagacgatcttgactgttaactcatagctgcttctcctaagtgccattgagtcacaagtttattatatatgaaaattcaaactccctttcacccacaagcacagagagaaTTTTACAGCTCCATAGACATTGCAatgagtttagacaacacacagaaactcagaaacttcaaggtgaagataagaaccaggctagACCTTCAGCTgcatgattatcagcaagctaagtctgagaatactttttcTCAAGGGCAAATGCCCCAGCtaactaaggttttggccttggctgcatttctgaccaaaggggaagaatgttaacctcttaactgctggTTTGATAAGAGCTttagcttttcaataaggccacaatacttctcaacaagaaatcacaaggatcacaaaaggggtcaaaagaggagtctcagatttttatctatttgagactctgtttctcttattggcttcccacaaactATTCAAACAGACTTTTATTGACATCAACTAACTTAGAGAATGAAACTACCAATACTTCTACTTACCCCTCCGATAGCAGTCAGTACTTGAGTTTCTGGTACCATTGCCAAAACAGATATGACAAGAAGGAACACTACACCCACAGCTGAGTTTAAAATATCCTGCAAACATAGCATCAAAAAGTCAAAATTTCCTGAAAAGTAAGATCGACAAAAAATAAAGTCTAAGAAAGGCAGCATGAcagtgagaagagaagagaattggGTTCAGATTCTAGCTCTACAGCTTATTGACTGGACAACTATTTGCTTCTCCAAGGCTCAAGTTTTTTCACACATACTGGGGACGATGAAAGCTAAACTACTTACTTCATTCATCGTGAGGACTGAATGAGGTATGTGAAATGCTTTGCTAACATGAGAGCACACATCAGACCTTCACGTCTGTAGAAATGTTAGTGGTGAAAAATGAAGCCCCCAGTGATCCCTTTGACTCAGAGCTACGCCCAGTGGTCCTGCTTCTCCCTACCAGAGGTGACTCACAGCTATTAACTCAGAATATGAAGAATTATGGGTCAACTATTCTGGGATATCAATTATAGGATGTCAACATCATTCAGACAGGGAAATCAATCTTCATGAGAACATATGTTCTAACTCAAATAATGAGACAGGGTGGTACAGTGGAGTGAGTACTTAGATttagtcagaggatctgggttcaaattccaggtcCATCACTTGCCCCGTGTGACCTCTTTGGACCTCTGGATAAGGAGGTCGGCCTAGCTGGATACATATCAAGCATTTTGTGCTTCTTGACTTTAAGAGCCCTTCTACTTCTAAACCTACAATTCTATGAAGGATTGTGCTGCCATCACTTGGACGTTCTGACAGAGGGCCACTCATACAAAACAAAACCCTCAGTCATCATTCACCTTGCCAAATGCATCAGTTGGTCTGACAGTTGGGCTATTATTCCTGGTAAGGTTACCCAATGTGATATGGCCGGTTGATTTGACAATGTCTTGAACTACAGCATTTGGTTTCAGTAAATGTATTTTCAAGAAAAGGGGCTTttgtgccatttccttcctcaactGTTCCACCAACCAGCATCAGCCCTTCAGTTTAAGCAGCGTTAAGTGGTCCTGTCAGGCCCTACCAAGACCCTTTGTCTCCATAGGACTGCCAGCATTACTACTCTCTCCTTTTAAATGGCCTGAAATGATAATAGAACATAAATGCCCACTGTCCAATGCCAACAGTTTCCCTGACTTTTATTAAAACATATGTTATACCAGGAGAAGTTCCTTGCCCACAGCAGCTATCAGATTAGCTAGCAGAAAGGATGAGTTCAGAATACATTATAGTGGTGGCATTGCCAGCTGAAATAAATTCCGATGAGGATGGTGCAATCAGGGTCTGGGATTTGGGATGCTTGAAATGGCAATCAAAGGAGGAAGGGGATATTAAGAATAACTTTCCTTAGGTCAGTTTTATTTGAGGCTAACCTGCAATACATGGGTTATTATTACAAGTTATATGGGCTCTTGGGTAGTTGAGGTTCACTCATAGATTGGCTTGACTGATGGAGTAAATGCTATCTTTTAGAATAGGCTACCCAATACATACCAAAGGTTTTTCTGGTTCTATGAGTATACAAGTCTGCAGGGATTATATGTTAAATACATTGGTACcatagaagaaaagaattctgatTGATGCCCATTAACTGGAGACTGGATAAACAAAGtatagtacatgaatgtaatggaatatcccCCAAAAGGGATGGAGTCTGGGAAACAAGTGAAGCAGAGAAGTCTTTAGCTCAAGAACAACTTATACAAAACTATGctgttgtaaagaaaaacaaaaaacaaattccaGTCTGTGGAAACAAATGATGTTGCTTTCATAGTTAAGAAGAAAGTTAATGCATACCAAGTATCTAGGTTCCAGCTTcccataaaacatttaaaattcacTCATTAATTACACGTATCAGCTGACTTATAGATTTCAAATTTCAAGGAAGGTAAGAAAAAATTAATGCTGGTTTACTAaatatttaagttttataaaagaGGTTGAATGGGCTAATAACTTACTGATCAAAAAAATTCCCTGTAGTTTGGAAATGAAATTTGTAGGCATAGAGGACAAACTGTAGATGACTTAAAACCCTAAAATTTAAAATCACATGCTACTATTTAAACCAAGTTTTATTTACATCATGTGCGCAATTAGCCAAGGAAACTTATAAAAAGCAAAAGCTTATTCCAATGAAGACATTTAAAAAGGACTGTTCTTTTTTATACATATCCAAACTTTAATTCTGAATGAGAGAGCACAATAATAGCATTTGGGTCTTAAAATGCCAATACTAGAACATATTTGAAGCAACTAAGACAGAAGCACAAACCAGAATGGACTGAATCAGGAACTCTGATGAATGCAAGGATGAATCATTACTCCAAAGGACCAATGATGAACATAGAGGTAATGGACTTGCTGTACAAAtatggtttttatttgttttcttttttttttttttaaacccttaacttctgtatattggctccaaggcagaagagtggtaagggtgggcaatgggggtcaagtgacttgcccagggtcacacagctgggaagtgtccgaggccagatttgaacctaggacctcccatctctaggcctggctctcgatccactgagctacccagctgccccacaaataTGGTTTTTA is from Gracilinanus agilis isolate LMUSP501 chromosome 2, AgileGrace, whole genome shotgun sequence and encodes:
- the LOC123234663 gene encoding chemokine-like factor, which gives rise to MDSTATEVVETRTAKEFLFSIKGIVKIMRLRNWKALRLGHKKGHLEKVALEILTVTSLILFIIAQAPETYIVVTSLEAIIGLFFLTLYVLRLDLLWKCLFWPLLDILNSAVGVVFLLVISVLAMVPETQVLTAIGGIIGIVATVFTITDAALIYRKLMFNPSGAYEKKHSHDKKHRLRRSHHSRHSHHSHHSHQSYHARYPQETNEV